A stretch of Lathyrus oleraceus cultivar Zhongwan6 chromosome 6, CAAS_Psat_ZW6_1.0, whole genome shotgun sequence DNA encodes these proteins:
- the LOC127094892 gene encoding probable inactive receptor kinase At1g48480, with product MKNIFLLHFTVCLSGGAIAGMVIGCVFGLLLILVLLVSLCRKSAQSVDVESGTGDGDVSNADSGSAWISTSAILDDLLRASEKSLVFGENVSRKFSLDDLLKGPAVDLGKGTFGKSYKVALEMGVTVAVKSLKDVTASEREFKEKIVELGKLFHEKLVPLRSYYYKRDKNLIVYDYMPMGSLSTLLHGRNGTARTPLNWETRSTIALGAAQGIAYLHSQSPTFCHGNIRSSNILLTECYESRVSDFGLAYLALPSAAPNRVSGYRAPEVTDTRRVSQKADVYSFGIMLLELITGKDPTRSLLNEGVDLPRWVQSIIQDEWNTQVFDMELLLCLHAEDEMVKLLRLALKCTDQYPDKRPSMDVVVCLIEKICHTSLVKRREYLFKMERIDENIELKRGTL from the exons atgaaaaatatttttCTGCTTCATTTTACGGTGTGTTTATCTGGTGGAGCTATTGCTGGCATGGTAATTGGTTGTGTCTTTGGTCTTTTGCTGATTCTGGTTCTTTTGGTGTCCTTGTGTAGAAAAAGTGCCCAGAGTGTTGATGTTGAAAGTGGCACCGGTGATGGTGATGTGAGTAATGCAGATTCTGGTTCGGCTTGGATTTCAACTTCGGCCATTTTAGATGATTTGTTAAGAGCTTCTGAAAAGAGTTTGGTGTTTGGTGAGAATGTGAGTAGAAAGTTTAGTTTAGATGATTTGTTAAAAGGCCCTGCGGTAGATTTAGGAAAAGGGACATTTGGAAAATCTTATAAGGTAGCATTGGAGATGGGAGTGACTGTGGCTGTGAAAAGCTTGAAGGATGTTACTGCAAGTGAAAGAGAATTCAAGGAGAAAATAGTGGAGTTAGGAAAACTCTTTCATGAGAAACTGGTCCCACTTAGGTCTTATTATTATAAGAGAGATAAAAACCTTATTGTGTATGATTACATGCCAATGGGAAGCTTATCTACACTCTTGCATG GACGTAATGGAACTGCAAGGACTCCACTAAATTGGGAAACTAGGTCAACCATAGCCCTTGGTGCTGCACAAGGGATTGCATACCTACACTCACAAAGTCCAACATTTTGCCATGGAAACATCAGGTCATCAAACATCCTTCTCACAGAATGTTACGAGTCTCGTGTCTCCGACTTTGGCCTCGCATATCTTGCTCTTCCAAGTGCTGCACCCAATCGAGTTTCTGGTTACCGTGCGCCAGAGGTCACCGATACCCGTAGAGTATCCCAAAAGGCAGACGTTTACAGCTTTGGCATTATGCTTCTGGAGCTTATCACAGGTAAAGATCCTACTCGTTCTTTGCTGAATGAGGGAGTAGACCTACCAAGATGGGTCCAGTCGATCATTCAGGATGAGTGGAACACTCAGGTTTTCGACATGGAGCTTCTGTTGTGCCTACATGCGGAGGACGAAATGGTGAAACTTTTGCGGCTTGCTCTTAAATGTACTGATCAATATCCTGATAAAAGACCTTCTATGGATGTGGTTGTATGCTTGATTGAGAAAATTTGTCATACTAGTTTAGTGAAAAGGCGAGAATATTTGTTTAAAATGGagagaattgatgagaatatAGAATTAAAGAGAGGAACCTTGTGA